One Bacillus sp. (in: firmicutes) genomic window, CCCATGGGATGAAACCTCTCCAAAATTTATAGATAAAATAACGATTCCGGTGGAGCAGTTTGAAAAATTGTTAGGAGTCACCTTGCCAACGGACGGATCGGTCGGAAAAGTCATTGAACGGACAGAAGGAAACCGGGTTGGAAAAATCGTTATTAACGGAAAAGAATTTACCGGTCGCGAAGTACGGGAAAAGTTAAATTTGAAATCATCTGATTTTACATGGGTTCGAAAAGGGGACCAAATGGTCATTACGACAAAAGGTTACGGACACGGTGTCGGCATGAGTCAATACGGAGCAAATGGCATGGCCAAAGAGGGGAAAACGTATGAAGAAATTGTCAAACATTTTTACAAAGGTGTTGAAATCACTTCTACCGATTCGTACGAAACGAAAATGACGGCGAAGAAATAAAAAGCGAGCTGATTCTAACCATGGGTGTAGAATCAGCTTTTTAAATTTAAGGTTCTACCCTAAAAACTAAAAAGCAAAACATAATGAAACCTTTTCTCTTGTATCTCGTATATACAAACGAGGTGAACGTGATTGAATATAGAGTTTCTGTTCGATGCTCCAGAATTAATGGTAACCATTCACATGTGTTACGTGATTAGCTTATTCTGGCTTTTACATATATGGAAATCTTCGAGTTCGTTTCAGGTGCACTCAGACGCTTGGCCTATCACCATAGAAACGAGAAGCGGACGAATTCTTGAACAATTCGTATGGCCATCTGGGTGGATGCTCCCTTTTCTCGTTCAAACTGTAAAGAAAAAAGAGGGAGTGGATAATGAATCGGATTGCGTTTTCCTTCTCGCTAACTAATCCATAAATGAGGAGGAAAACGATGAAAATCTTCAACGTTGTAGCATTTCTGTTCGCACTTACTCTGTTAACAGGTTGTAATATGATAGACAGTGAAAATAGTGGTAGTTGGTTCTTAAATCTATTTGTCAATCCTTTTTCGGTCGGCATTGAAGGAATGGCTACCGTATTCAACGGCAATTACGGGCTAGCGATTATCATGATTACGGTAATAATCCGTTTTCTATTAATGCCGATGACACTAAAGCAGCAAAAACAAAGTAAGCTCATGAAAGAAAAGTTAGATGTGATTAAACCGAAATTAGAGGAAATTCAACAAGAATTGCAAAAGGCCACGACTCCAGAAAAACAGAAAGAACTCCAATTAAAAACGGTCCAATTGTATCAACAACACGGCGTGAATCCGTTATCGATTGGCTGCTTACCGATGTTGATTCAAATGCCCATTTTAATGGGATTGTATTACGCCATCTCACATTCGGAGAACATCGCTTCCCACTCATTTTTATGGTTTGATTTAGGTTCTCCGGATCTATTGTTAGCCTTCATCGCATCGGCCGTTTATTTTTTGCAAATGCATCTTTCGTTAAGAAATGTTCCAAAGGAACAGCAAAGCCAAATGAAGATTATCGGATTCATCTCACCATTGATGATCGGCTT contains:
- the yidC gene encoding membrane protein insertase YidC, with the translated sequence MKIFNVVAFLFALTLLTGCNMIDSENSGSWFLNLFVNPFSVGIEGMATVFNGNYGLAIIMITVIIRFLLMPMTLKQQKQSKLMKEKLDVIKPKLEEIQQELQKATTPEKQKELQLKTVQLYQQHGVNPLSIGCLPMLIQMPILMGLYYAISHSENIASHSFLWFDLGSPDLLLAFIASAVYFLQMHLSLRNVPKEQQSQMKIIGFISPLMIGFISIGAPAALPLYWMVGGIFLIFQTLIAQKWFLTSRNRSENVQ